A window from Dromaius novaehollandiae isolate bDroNov1 chromosome 1, bDroNov1.hap1, whole genome shotgun sequence encodes these proteins:
- the ARL1 gene encoding ADP-ribosylation factor-like protein 1 isoform X2 — translation MGGFFSTIFSSLFGTREMRILILGLDGAGKTTILYRLQVGEVVTTIPTIGFNVETVTYKNLKFQVWDLGGQTSIRPYWRCYYSNTDAVIYVVDSCDRDRIGISKSELVAMLEEEELKKAILVVFANKQDMEQAMTPTEMANALGLPALKDRKWQIFKTSATKGTGLDEAMEWLVETLKSRQ, via the exons GGGGCTTTTTTTCCACCATCTTTTCCAGTTTGTTTGGAACTCGAGAGATGAGGATTCTTATCCTGGGATTGGATGGAGCAGGAAAAACAACCATTCTGTATAGATTACAAGTTGGAGAAGTTGTTACTACCATTCCGA CAATTGGCTTCAACGTTGAGACAGTGACGTACAAGAATCTGAAATTTCAAGTTTGGGACTTGGGAGGACAGACAAGTATAAG gccCTATTGGCGGTGTTACTACTCAAATACAGATGCAGTCATTTATGTAGTAGACAGCTGTGATCGAGACAGAATTGGCATTTCAAAATCAGAACTTGTTGCTATGTTGGAG GAAGAGGAGTTGAAGAAAGCCATTTTAGTGGTGTTTGCAAACAAGCAGGACATGGAACAGGCCATGACTCCCACAGAAATGGCAAATGCGCTTGGCTTACCAGCTTTGAAGGACCGAAAATGGCAGATATTCAAAACCTCTGCAACTAAAGGCACTGGGCTCGATGAAGCAATGGAATG GTTGGTGGAGACCTTGAAGAGTAGGCAGTAA